Proteins from one Niallia circulans genomic window:
- a CDS encoding sensor histidine kinase produces MFQKTRIKLTFLNSLVFILLMVVLGVMIYHYTEKQIYKDINKSLEEAVESVSHPDQREVGRGPVGDPQISLIKWTDDKQMDSISQNIINYASEFENFYPKDYDKIVEKQTVSGYSYNTIAVKVKMEDGTKETFQFIRSTNPEKSMLNRLIIIMTVGVLAGSIFAILAGYFLAGRALVPIQKSWESQQQFVSDASHELRTPLAVIQSRTDLLFQEPEATIQEKAIDISVISKETRRLNKLVTSLLTLARSDSNQMEISKQEFALDVLIQEVIDQYADIADFQGKRIYTDTITPIKQIGDKERIHQLLVILVDNSMKFTDEGGTIAINAAAKAHTIELEVKDNGIGIPKQDISKIFNRFYQVEQSRTDIEGTGLGLSIAKWIIDKHSGTIRVDSELEKGTSFEITFPKLGQ; encoded by the coding sequence ATGTTCCAAAAGACAAGAATTAAGTTAACCTTTCTTAATTCGCTTGTATTTATATTATTGATGGTCGTCCTTGGTGTAATGATTTATCATTACACAGAAAAGCAAATATATAAGGATATAAATAAGTCACTGGAAGAAGCAGTGGAATCTGTCAGTCATCCAGACCAAAGAGAAGTGGGAAGGGGACCAGTGGGTGATCCGCAAATCTCCCTTATCAAATGGACAGATGATAAACAAATGGATTCAATTTCCCAAAATATCATAAATTATGCAAGTGAGTTCGAGAATTTTTATCCAAAGGATTACGATAAGATTGTTGAGAAACAGACGGTCAGCGGCTACAGTTATAACACTATTGCTGTCAAAGTTAAGATGGAAGATGGAACAAAGGAAACCTTTCAGTTTATCCGCAGTACCAATCCGGAAAAATCAATGCTGAATAGATTAATTATTATTATGACGGTAGGTGTGCTTGCGGGAAGTATATTCGCCATATTAGCTGGTTATTTCCTTGCAGGGCGAGCTTTAGTTCCAATTCAGAAATCTTGGGAATCACAGCAGCAATTCGTTTCAGATGCTTCCCATGAGCTGAGAACACCGTTAGCTGTCATTCAATCGAGAACAGACCTGCTGTTCCAGGAACCAGAAGCCACCATTCAGGAAAAGGCGATTGACATCTCTGTTATCTCAAAAGAGACACGAAGGCTGAATAAGCTTGTTACCAGTTTACTAACACTTGCAAGGTCTGATTCAAACCAGATGGAAATATCGAAACAGGAATTTGCGTTAGATGTTCTCATTCAAGAAGTTATTGACCAGTATGCAGATATAGCAGACTTCCAAGGCAAAAGGATTTATACAGATACAATTACACCAATCAAGCAGATTGGAGACAAAGAGCGGATACACCAGTTGCTTGTTATTCTCGTTGATAACAGCATGAAGTTTACGGATGAGGGTGGCACAATTGCTATAAATGCCGCTGCTAAGGCTCATACAATTGAACTTGAGGTGAAAGACAACGGAATTGGAATTCCAAAGCAAGACATCTCAAAAATATTCAACCGTTTCTATCAGGTCGAACAATCACGGACAGATATAGAAGGAACAGGTTTAGGCTTGTCTATTGCAAAGTGGATTATCGACAAGCATTCAGGCACGATAAGAGTAGACAGTGAGCTGGAAAAAGGCACAAGCTTTGAAATCACCTTTCCGAAGCTTGGTCAGTAA
- a CDS encoding NADPH-dependent oxidoreductase produces the protein MNDVINTLTQHRSYRKYENKKVPEKMLDAILDSAQAAPSWINGQHVTVIVVEDHKRKEKLAELCGNQKHINEAPVFLVFCMDFHRTELSATLENTTFGAADQSDLLLVGATDAGIALANAITAAESLGLGTVPIGGIRRNAPEVIEFLQLPKYVVPISGLCIGFPAEDPGVKPRLPKEAYVHKESYNSDQTDALQEYNEVFKKYLQERGSEQANWTNRVANFYKQPYYPSIGPVLQKQGFHAKDLKE, from the coding sequence ATGAATGATGTCATAAATACACTGACACAGCACCGTTCTTACCGTAAATACGAAAATAAAAAAGTACCAGAGAAAATGCTTGATGCTATCTTGGATTCAGCACAAGCTGCACCTTCCTGGATTAACGGGCAGCACGTAACTGTCATAGTAGTGGAGGACCATAAACGAAAAGAAAAACTAGCAGAGCTTTGCGGTAATCAAAAGCATATTAATGAAGCACCTGTATTTTTGGTCTTCTGTATGGACTTCCACCGAACAGAGCTTTCAGCTACGCTGGAAAACACTACTTTCGGTGCAGCAGATCAATCAGACCTGCTACTTGTTGGAGCAACAGATGCAGGAATTGCTTTGGCAAATGCTATAACAGCTGCTGAATCACTCGGATTGGGTACTGTTCCAATCGGAGGAATCAGAAGGAATGCTCCTGAAGTGATTGAGTTTTTACAGCTCCCTAAATACGTAGTGCCTATTTCTGGGTTATGCATCGGTTTCCCTGCTGAAGATCCTGGTGTTAAGCCAAGACTTCCTAAAGAAGCTTATGTTCATAAAGAATCCTATAATAGTGACCAAACAGACGCTTTACAGGAATATAATGAAGTATTTAAGAAGTACTTACAAGAACGCGGTAGTGAACAAGCTAATTGGACAAACCGAGTTGCCAACTTTTATAAGCAGCCATATTATCCGAGCATTGGACCAGTGCTGCAAAAACAAGGCTTTCATGCAAAGGATTTGAAGGAATAA
- a CDS encoding SDR family oxidoreductase: MSDMSNKVALITGAASGIGHAAAISLVKSGAKVALLDLIPKNLEAVDKEIKELGGEALILEANIADPCSMSTAIDYIINKWGQLDIVFANAGINGKVSPIEHLAPEDWDKTMQINLKGTFLTIKYTVPHLKKNGGSIIITSSINGNRTYSSFGMSAYSTSKAGQVAFGKMAALELAKYKIRVNIICPGAIDTNIEENTFREEEKLKEIAIPVEYPQGSQPLAQKSGEPKQVADLVLFLSSDASSHITGTEIYIDGAESLL; the protein is encoded by the coding sequence ATGAGTGATATGTCAAACAAAGTGGCATTAATTACAGGCGCGGCATCTGGAATTGGACATGCGGCCGCAATTTCTCTAGTGAAAAGCGGTGCTAAAGTTGCACTGCTCGACTTAATCCCCAAAAATTTAGAAGCTGTTGATAAGGAAATTAAAGAGCTTGGCGGTGAAGCTCTTATATTAGAAGCGAATATCGCAGATCCATGTTCAATGAGTACTGCGATTGACTATATTATCAACAAATGGGGACAGCTCGATATTGTGTTTGCAAATGCAGGAATCAATGGAAAAGTCTCACCGATTGAACATCTCGCTCCAGAGGATTGGGACAAAACCATGCAAATAAATCTTAAAGGTACCTTCCTTACAATAAAATATACTGTTCCTCATTTGAAAAAGAATGGCGGTAGCATCATTATCACCAGCAGCATTAACGGAAACAGAACATACTCCAGTTTCGGTATGTCCGCATACAGCACTTCCAAAGCAGGTCAAGTTGCCTTTGGTAAAATGGCCGCATTGGAGCTCGCCAAGTATAAGATAAGGGTAAATATCATCTGTCCTGGTGCAATTGATACAAATATTGAAGAGAATACTTTCCGTGAAGAGGAAAAACTAAAGGAAATTGCTATCCCTGTAGAATATCCTCAGGGAAGTCAGCCGCTTGCACAAAAATCTGGCGAGCCAAAACAGGTTGCAGATCTTGTCCTGTTCCTAAGCTCTGATGCCTCCAGTCATATAACTGGAACAGAAATTTATATCGATGGCGCAGAATCACTGCTTTAA
- a CDS encoding zinc-dependent alcohol dehydrogenase family protein translates to MKAMIIDSYGNSSVFSEVDMEKPSIIPGYVIIKVMASSVNPIDVKIRAGAVQAASPELPAVLHGDVAGIVAEVGEGVESFKVGDEVFGCAGGFKGTGGALAEFMLADVRLLARKPKNITMQQAACLPLVSITAWDALFVKGNLSANQNILIHGGTGGVGHIAIQLAKWKGANVYTTVSSEEKATIAKSLGADTVIDYKAESVEEYVEKYTGGDGFQIVFDTVGGKNLDTSFHAAATHGTVLAIAARSTHDLSPMHAKGLSLHVTFMLLKILDESKRAEHGEILQKIAEIVEAGELKPLVDEKDFSFVEAGKSHEYLEAGKAIGKIALINRWQ, encoded by the coding sequence ATGAAAGCAATGATTATAGATTCATATGGTAATTCTTCTGTATTTAGTGAAGTAGACATGGAAAAGCCTAGTATTATACCTGGCTATGTCATTATTAAAGTAATGGCTTCAAGTGTTAATCCAATCGATGTAAAGATTAGAGCAGGGGCAGTTCAAGCTGCTTCTCCGGAGTTACCTGCTGTCCTTCATGGTGATGTCGCAGGAATCGTTGCAGAAGTAGGTGAAGGTGTCGAAAGCTTTAAGGTAGGAGATGAAGTTTTTGGCTGTGCCGGCGGTTTTAAAGGGACAGGCGGTGCATTAGCAGAATTTATGCTTGCTGATGTGCGATTATTAGCGCGAAAACCTAAAAATATTACGATGCAGCAAGCAGCATGTCTGCCACTAGTTAGCATAACTGCTTGGGATGCGCTGTTTGTTAAAGGGAATTTGTCAGCAAATCAAAATATATTAATTCATGGCGGTACAGGCGGTGTCGGTCATATCGCAATACAGCTTGCAAAGTGGAAGGGTGCTAACGTTTATACAACTGTTTCCTCAGAGGAAAAAGCAACTATAGCAAAATCCTTAGGTGCAGACACAGTCATTGACTACAAAGCTGAATCAGTTGAAGAGTATGTAGAAAAATATACTGGAGGAGATGGATTTCAGATTGTGTTTGACACTGTTGGCGGAAAGAATTTAGATACATCTTTTCATGCAGCAGCAACTCATGGCACAGTACTTGCAATTGCTGCAAGATCAACACATGATTTGTCGCCAATGCATGCAAAAGGTTTATCCTTACATGTTACCTTTATGCTTTTAAAAATATTGGACGAATCAAAAAGGGCGGAACATGGAGAGATTCTGCAAAAAATTGCAGAGATTGTAGAAGCAGGCGAGCTTAAGCCGTTAGTCGATGAAAAGGATTTTTCATTTGTAGAGGCTGGGAAATCGCATGAATACTTGGAAGCAGGTAAGGCAATCGGCAAAATAGCATTGATTAATCGCTGGCAATGA
- a CDS encoding ATP-binding protein gives MEFILLMMVALIPLIISLTVLLFSKTRLTIALSLFLGMLSFWQMDVATLYADEVLSLKWIDTLFRTFRGGSIFIMPIMYYFSYYLVRKNDELRKYRWLLNKGVLISFLLYTVIVYIINFTNLGIESYKLRDDKLLSPSHLLPVYGVGNVVFMVNIILGYLNTFLLLFITTKIRDTADKKFYVKLVTAAILLFINGNLSGFAFIPLYYSSFNSIFAAIILLIGFFQMQSYKINAMNGEVLKQSEQLEAIMNINPNYLLVIDGETIIKVNESLCELLKRSSNDLLGKPYSYISKEISMETIKPQKYSDANGKRHYILWGKKELNYNNEGKRTIYFGMDITEQKRNEQLIISSEKLKVVGEMAASVAHEIRNPLTTIRGFIQLLKEKSNKTGYEDILLEEIDRINHVLKELLILGKPEAIAAARNETLRSQPFTELQNIKLLFQALAIEQNKEIMLEDRQHNPIFVSMEKSHFKQVIINVLKNSLEAIPGGSGKVKMIIDSKADYVRIRVIDNGEGINKELLNRIWEPYYTSKEKGNGIGLTVCNRLLLENDGQMFVNSKAGLGTCVTITLPIIG, from the coding sequence ATGGAATTTATATTATTGATGATGGTAGCATTAATTCCACTCATTATTTCCCTGACTGTGCTGCTTTTTTCAAAAACTAGATTAACTATAGCACTTTCCCTCTTTTTAGGGATGTTATCCTTTTGGCAAATGGATGTTGCTACCCTTTATGCAGATGAAGTGCTGTCCCTTAAGTGGATTGATACGCTTTTTCGTACCTTTAGAGGTGGTTCTATTTTCATCATGCCAATAATGTATTACTTCTCCTACTATTTAGTACGAAAAAATGATGAGTTAAGAAAATACAGATGGCTTTTAAATAAAGGAGTGCTTATCTCATTCCTCCTATATACTGTTATTGTCTATATTATTAACTTTACTAATCTTGGGATTGAATCGTATAAATTGAGAGATGATAAGCTATTATCCCCTTCTCACCTGTTGCCGGTATATGGAGTCGGAAATGTGGTTTTTATGGTCAATATTATTTTAGGTTATCTTAATACCTTCCTGCTGCTATTTATTACAACAAAGATAAGGGATACAGCGGATAAAAAGTTTTATGTAAAACTGGTAACTGCAGCTATTCTGCTATTTATTAATGGTAACTTAAGTGGTTTTGCTTTTATACCGCTGTATTACTCCAGTTTTAACTCGATTTTTGCTGCGATTATCTTATTAATTGGTTTTTTTCAAATGCAATCATATAAGATAAATGCAATGAATGGAGAAGTGCTGAAGCAAAGTGAGCAACTAGAGGCTATTATGAATATAAATCCGAATTATCTTCTTGTAATAGATGGAGAGACAATTATAAAAGTAAATGAATCCTTATGTGAGCTATTAAAAAGGAGCAGCAATGACCTGCTTGGCAAACCGTATTCTTATATATCAAAAGAGATTAGTATGGAAACAATAAAGCCACAAAAATACTCGGATGCAAACGGGAAGAGACACTATATATTATGGGGAAAAAAAGAGCTTAACTACAATAATGAAGGTAAACGTACTATTTACTTCGGAATGGATATAACAGAGCAAAAAAGAAATGAACAGTTGATTATTTCCTCTGAAAAGTTGAAAGTGGTTGGTGAAATGGCTGCGAGTGTTGCCCATGAAATAAGAAACCCATTAACAACTATAAGAGGCTTTATTCAGCTTCTAAAAGAAAAAAGCAATAAGACAGGCTATGAAGATATACTATTAGAAGAAATAGATCGTATCAACCATGTGCTAAAGGAATTGCTTATCCTTGGCAAGCCCGAAGCAATCGCAGCCGCAAGAAATGAGACTTTAAGGAGTCAACCATTCACCGAACTGCAAAATATCAAACTTCTATTTCAGGCATTAGCAATTGAACAGAACAAGGAAATCATGCTTGAGGACAGGCAACATAACCCCATTTTTGTTTCGATGGAAAAATCACATTTTAAGCAGGTAATCATTAATGTACTGAAAAATAGTCTTGAGGCCATACCTGGTGGCAGCGGGAAAGTAAAGATGATTATAGACAGCAAAGCAGACTATGTCAGAATTCGAGTGATAGATAATGGGGAAGGCATCAATAAGGAGCTTCTCAACCGAATTTGGGAGCCTTATTATACAAGTAAAGAAAAAGGCAATGGGATTGGCTTAACTGTCTGCAATAGACTATTGCTAGAGAATGATGGTCAGATGTTCGTTAACAGCAAGGCAGGGTTAGGCACATGTGTAACAATAACACTTCCTATTATAGGTTAA
- the tlp gene encoding small acid-soluble spore protein Tlp: MTDNRPNPDNREDNVEKLQDMIENTLDNIEKSDETMANASADERANIEAKNRRREESINAFREEAKDEAANRENGYQ; this comes from the coding sequence ATGACAGATAACCGTCCAAATCCAGATAATAGAGAAGATAATGTAGAAAAGCTGCAAGATATGATTGAAAATACGTTAGACAATATCGAGAAATCAGATGAGACGATGGCAAATGCTTCTGCTGATGAAAGAGCTAATATAGAAGCTAAAAACAGAAGAAGAGAAGAATCGATTAATGCATTCCGAGAAGAAGCTAAAGATGAAGCTGCTAATCGTGAAAATGGTTACCAATAA
- a CDS encoding VOC family protein — protein MIKSMYPYFVLNGNGREAVEFYRNALNAEVISVQLFGDMPHDSEKPLPEEAKNRVLNAQLKVGNIDLMLSDNFPGMPYSVGTNVTTAIILEDPEDTKRIFAALEEGGKVKMPLQETFWSPLYGQVEDKYGFEWQVSTEGKLTNS, from the coding sequence ATGATTAAATCGATGTATCCTTATTTCGTGTTAAACGGAAATGGAAGAGAAGCAGTAGAATTTTATAGGAACGCACTCAATGCTGAAGTAATAAGTGTTCAGCTTTTTGGTGATATGCCCCATGATTCGGAAAAGCCATTGCCAGAAGAGGCGAAAAATCGTGTGTTAAATGCACAGCTGAAAGTTGGAAACATAGACTTGATGCTTTCAGACAACTTTCCGGGAATGCCATATTCGGTAGGTACTAATGTGACTACTGCTATTATTTTGGAGGATCCGGAGGACACAAAAAGAATATTTGCAGCCTTAGAAGAGGGCGGTAAGGTAAAGATGCCGCTTCAGGAAACATTTTGGAGCCCTTTATATGGACAAGTCGAGGATAAATACGGATTTGAATGGCAAGTGTCCACAGAAGGAAAGCTTACAAACAGCTAA
- a CDS encoding ChaB family protein, with product MPYKSVKDLPESVQDNLPHHAQEIFKEAFNSASDEYHQEETAFKVAWSAVKNKYLKDNDGNWTAKD from the coding sequence ATGCCTTATAAAAGTGTGAAGGATTTGCCTGAATCGGTCCAGGATAACTTGCCACATCATGCTCAGGAAATTTTCAAAGAAGCATTTAATTCTGCCTCGGATGAATATCATCAAGAAGAAACTGCTTTTAAAGTGGCATGGAGCGCAGTTAAAAATAAATATCTCAAAGATAATGACGGGAATTGGACAGCTAAGGATTAA
- a CDS encoding SDR family NAD(P)-dependent oxidoreductase → MNRIENKVAVITGGASGIGKASAIRLAQEGAKITIIDRNEERGKAVIKDITELGGEAIFCHADITDGTQVADAMAQTAKKWGTITTLFANAGIVGTISPIEQFSTKDWATTIQNNVIGTFETVKQAIPYLKDNGGTITITSSVSGNRRFAQEGFSAYSSSKAAIAAFAKMAAIELAQHKIRVNSICPGTIDTNIFESLQESESVKEINFPFDIPENGIPLKQEAGKPEEVANLFLFLASDEASHLTGTEVYVDSAESLIKG, encoded by the coding sequence ATGAACCGTATAGAAAATAAAGTAGCTGTCATAACAGGCGGTGCTTCCGGAATTGGAAAAGCCTCTGCCATTCGCTTAGCACAGGAAGGCGCAAAAATCACGATAATTGATAGAAATGAAGAACGAGGCAAAGCTGTCATAAAAGATATTACGGAATTGGGTGGAGAAGCGATATTTTGTCATGCAGATATAACTGATGGAACGCAAGTAGCTGATGCAATGGCACAAACAGCTAAAAAATGGGGTACAATTACTACTCTTTTTGCTAATGCAGGTATTGTCGGAACAATATCACCGATTGAACAGTTTTCAACAAAGGATTGGGCCACAACTATTCAAAATAATGTAATTGGAACATTCGAAACCGTTAAGCAAGCTATTCCCTATTTGAAAGATAATGGTGGTACAATCACCATTACCAGCTCTGTCAGCGGGAATCGCCGTTTTGCCCAAGAGGGATTCTCTGCCTATAGTTCCTCTAAAGCAGCAATTGCAGCTTTTGCTAAAATGGCTGCAATCGAGCTGGCCCAACACAAAATACGAGTTAATTCTATCTGCCCTGGTACTATCGATACCAATATTTTTGAATCTCTGCAAGAGTCAGAGAGTGTGAAGGAAATAAACTTCCCGTTCGATATTCCTGAAAACGGGATCCCTTTAAAGCAAGAGGCTGGAAAACCAGAAGAAGTAGCAAACTTATTTCTGTTTCTAGCTTCTGATGAAGCTTCGCACCTAACAGGTACGGAAGTATATGTAGATAGTGCTGAATCATTAATTAAAGGGTAA
- the nspC gene encoding carboxynorspermidine decarboxylase — protein sequence MKNIEFDKVPSPSYVVDERLLKKNLETLNYVQEKTGAKILLALKGFSMHSVFPLVSKYLTGVTSSSLFEARLGFEKMGKEVHSYAPAYMDSEFDELMSYTDHIVFNSFAQWDRFKDKVKNADKKIDVGIRINPEYSEIETELYNPCAPYSRFGVTLDNFDADRLDEIDGLHFHTMCEQNSDTLKRTLKVVDEKFGEHIKKVKWLNLGGGHHITRPDYDIETLIECILYLKEKYDVEVYLEPGEAIALNTGYLVSTVLDVMKNGMDLAILDTSATCHMPDVLEMPYRPNIIGAGMPGEYEYTYRLGGMTCLSGDVIGDYSFKEPLKPGDKIVFCDMAHYTMVKNHMFNGVNLPSIVSYNDEEGIKVIRQFKFEDYSNRLS from the coding sequence ATGAAAAACATTGAATTTGATAAAGTACCATCTCCTAGTTATGTAGTGGACGAGCGTCTTCTTAAGAAAAACCTGGAGACATTGAACTATGTTCAAGAAAAAACTGGTGCTAAGATTCTCCTTGCATTAAAAGGATTTTCGATGCACTCTGTATTTCCACTTGTTTCAAAGTACCTTACAGGAGTAACTTCAAGCTCTTTGTTTGAAGCTAGATTAGGTTTTGAAAAGATGGGAAAAGAGGTTCATTCATATGCACCAGCATATATGGACAGCGAGTTCGATGAACTGATGTCATACACGGACCATATTGTTTTCAATTCCTTTGCACAATGGGACCGTTTTAAAGATAAAGTAAAAAATGCTGACAAAAAAATTGATGTCGGAATTCGTATCAATCCAGAGTACTCTGAGATTGAAACAGAACTCTACAACCCATGTGCTCCATATTCGAGATTCGGTGTTACATTGGATAACTTCGATGCTGATCGCCTTGATGAAATTGATGGCCTTCACTTCCATACAATGTGTGAGCAAAACTCCGACACTTTAAAGAGAACACTTAAAGTAGTTGACGAGAAGTTTGGCGAACATATCAAAAAGGTCAAGTGGCTGAATCTTGGCGGTGGTCATCATATCACAAGACCAGATTATGATATTGAAACATTAATTGAATGCATACTTTACTTGAAAGAAAAATATGATGTCGAAGTTTATCTTGAGCCTGGTGAAGCAATTGCTTTAAATACCGGCTATCTTGTGAGTACTGTTCTTGACGTTATGAAAAACGGAATGGATTTGGCTATTCTTGATACATCAGCTACATGCCATATGCCTGATGTACTTGAGATGCCATACAGACCAAATATCATCGGTGCTGGAATGCCTGGTGAATATGAATACACATACAGACTTGGTGGAATGACTTGCCTTTCAGGAGATGTCATCGGTGACTACTCCTTTAAAGAGCCACTAAAGCCTGGTGATAAAATTGTTTTCTGCGATATGGCTCATTATACAATGGTGAAAAATCATATGTTTAATGGTGTAAATCTCCCTTCTATCGTTTCATACAATGACGAAGAAGGAATTAAAGTCATAAGACAATTTAAGTTTGAGGATTACAGCAACCGCCTATCATAA
- a CDS encoding saccharopine dehydrogenase family protein translates to MGKALIIGAGGVASVVAHKCCQVPDVFEEICIASRTLSKCEALKNKLDGGKTKVSIAQVDADKTEEVIELINSFKPDVVINVALPYQDLTIMDACLATGVHYLDTANYEPPETAKFEYKWQWDYKQKFEEAGLTALLGSGFDPGVTGVFTAYAQKHHFDEIHYIDIVDANGGDHGYPFATNFNPEINIREITANGRYFENGEWIETAPLSEKREYDLAEVGPKNIYLLYHEELESLAVNIKDVKRIRFWMTFSDNYLNHLKVLENVGMTSIEPINYEGKEIIPLQFLKELLPDPASLGPRTKGKTNIGCIIQGIKDGKPKTYYVYNVCDHQECYREVGSQAISYTTGVPAMIGAMLIIKGQWKKPGVYNVEEFDPDPFMDALNKHGLPWQENFSPTLID, encoded by the coding sequence TTGGGTAAAGCATTAATTATTGGTGCTGGCGGTGTAGCAAGTGTTGTTGCACATAAATGCTGCCAAGTACCTGATGTATTTGAAGAAATTTGTATTGCAAGCAGAACACTTTCAAAATGTGAAGCGCTTAAAAATAAATTAGACGGTGGCAAAACAAAGGTATCTATTGCTCAAGTCGATGCAGATAAAACAGAAGAAGTAATTGAGTTAATCAATAGCTTCAAACCAGATGTAGTTATTAACGTGGCATTGCCATACCAAGACTTAACAATCATGGATGCATGTCTTGCAACTGGAGTTCACTACCTTGATACAGCTAACTATGAGCCACCAGAAACTGCTAAGTTCGAATATAAATGGCAATGGGACTATAAACAAAAATTTGAAGAAGCTGGCTTAACTGCACTTTTAGGCAGCGGATTTGATCCAGGTGTTACTGGTGTATTTACTGCTTATGCACAGAAGCATCATTTTGATGAGATTCACTATATTGATATCGTTGATGCTAACGGCGGTGATCACGGGTATCCGTTCGCTACAAACTTCAACCCAGAAATCAATATTCGCGAAATTACAGCAAATGGCCGTTATTTCGAAAATGGTGAGTGGATAGAGACTGCACCACTTTCTGAGAAGAGAGAATATGATTTGGCGGAAGTTGGACCAAAAAACATCTATCTTCTATATCATGAAGAATTAGAATCTTTAGCTGTTAACATTAAAGACGTGAAAAGAATCCGTTTCTGGATGACATTCTCTGACAACTACTTGAACCATCTTAAAGTTCTTGAAAATGTTGGTATGACATCTATCGAACCTATTAACTATGAAGGCAAAGAAATCATTCCTTTGCAATTCTTGAAAGAATTGCTTCCTGATCCTGCTTCTCTTGGACCAAGAACAAAAGGAAAAACAAACATTGGCTGTATCATCCAAGGAATTAAAGACGGTAAGCCAAAAACTTACTATGTATACAATGTATGTGACCACCAAGAATGCTACAGAGAGGTTGGCTCACAAGCAATTTCTTATACAACAGGTGTTCCAGCAATGATCGGTGCAATGCTTATCATTAAAGGACAATGGAAAAAACCAGGCGTATACAACGTGGAAGAATTCGATCCAGATCCATTCATGGATGCATTGAACAAACACGGATTGCCATGGCAGGAGAACTTCTCTCCAACTCTTATAGATTGA
- a CDS encoding MgtC/SapB family protein, translating to MLIDIDFLIKLGISTGLGLIIGLEREIKRKPVGLKTSLVISIVSCLLTIVSIESAYKFPGSDHVNITMDPLRLPAQIVSGIGFLGAGVILRRGNDSISGLTTAALIWGAGGIGIAVGAGYYIEALAGVTLLLVSVKFVPFIMSLIGPRQLREKEIKVKLKATEKEDVTTIIDSIRQLKAGIKNLRIKDLETGEHSINLILIVDQKRELTEFYKDISGISGVREIEIENLN from the coding sequence ATGCTTATCGACATCGACTTCTTAATAAAATTAGGAATATCTACAGGACTTGGCTTAATAATCGGATTAGAAAGAGAAATAAAACGTAAACCTGTTGGCTTGAAAACAAGTCTTGTTATTAGCATTGTCAGCTGTCTGTTGACAATTGTTTCAATAGAATCTGCATATAAGTTTCCTGGGAGTGACCATGTAAACATAACAATGGATCCACTTCGTCTCCCTGCACAAATAGTATCTGGAATTGGTTTTTTAGGTGCAGGTGTAATCCTTCGTCGAGGAAATGACAGTATATCAGGGCTAACAACCGCAGCTCTTATTTGGGGAGCAGGCGGAATTGGCATTGCAGTGGGTGCTGGGTATTATATAGAAGCACTCGCAGGCGTTACACTTTTATTGGTAAGTGTTAAGTTTGTTCCTTTCATTATGAGTCTTATCGGTCCTAGACAGTTGCGTGAAAAAGAAATTAAAGTAAAGCTTAAGGCAACAGAAAAAGAGGATGTCACAACCATCATTGATTCCATCCGCCAATTGAAGGCTGGGATTAAAAACTTACGCATAAAAGACTTAGAAACAGGTGAACATTCTATTAACTTGATTTTAATTGTTGATCAGAAAAGAGAGCTGACTGAATTCTATAAAGATATCTCAGGCATAAGTGGCGTTAGGGAAATTGAAATAGAAAACTTAAACTAA